One genomic segment of Candidatus Methanoperedens sp. includes these proteins:
- a CDS encoding DUF3147 family protein, translating into MYYDLLIRFAIGGAVIAGTTWIAELFGPKLGGIIATIPAVTIVSLLIVGNALGERAAVDFAKGIVVGNIPWFAYIFAVILLTQRIGLVKSLAVGLMIWFLLVPLASRLSQMF; encoded by the coding sequence ATGTATTACGATCTCCTCATCAGATTTGCGATAGGCGGCGCGGTGATAGCAGGGACTACCTGGATAGCAGAGCTGTTCGGCCCCAAATTAGGCGGGATAATAGCGACCATACCTGCCGTTACCATCGTAAGCCTGCTCATTGTGGGCAATGCCCTGGGGGAGAGAGCGGCCGTTGATTTCGCAAAAGGAATCGTGGTTGGGAACATACCATGGTTCGCCTACATTTTTGCCGTGATACTTCTCACCCAGCGGATAGGGCTGGTAAAAAGCCTTGCAGTAGGGCTGATGATATGGTTTTTGCTTGTGCCGCTGGCATCCAGGCTTTCACAGATGTTTTAA